From Rhizobium favelukesii, the proteins below share one genomic window:
- a CDS encoding ABC transporter permease, which translates to MSIFEAILLTVITASTPLVIAALGELVAERSGVLNLGVEGMMIMGAVAAFASAQMTGSPYIGLLGGIVAGALFSLLFGFLTLTLVANQVATGLALTILGLGVSGMLGEGFVSVPGVRLAPIVVPYLSDIPLIGSVLFRQDLTFYLSLALMFGVSWFLFRSRTGLKLRAIGDSHGSAHALGISVIRTRYLAVMFGGACAGLAGAQLSLVYTPQWVENMSSGRGWITLALVVFASWRPWRVFAGGYLFGAVTILQLHAQAFGVGIPAQFLSMLPYAATIVVLVIISHNRRTTLINTPASLGKPFVPER; encoded by the coding sequence ATGAGCATCTTCGAAGCGATTCTGCTGACCGTCATTACTGCGTCCACGCCGCTGGTCATTGCCGCGCTTGGCGAACTCGTCGCCGAGCGGTCCGGCGTTCTCAATCTCGGCGTCGAAGGCATGATGATCATGGGGGCTGTTGCAGCCTTCGCGAGCGCGCAAATGACCGGCTCTCCCTATATCGGGCTGCTGGGCGGAATTGTCGCCGGCGCGCTGTTCTCGCTGCTCTTCGGCTTTCTCACTCTGACGCTGGTTGCCAACCAAGTCGCAACCGGCTTGGCGCTAACCATCCTCGGACTTGGCGTTTCGGGAATGCTGGGGGAAGGCTTTGTGAGCGTACCTGGCGTTCGCCTAGCGCCAATCGTCGTCCCTTACCTTTCCGACATTCCGCTCATCGGATCTGTGCTTTTCCGTCAGGACCTGACCTTTTATCTGTCGCTCGCATTGATGTTTGGCGTGAGCTGGTTCCTGTTCCGCAGCCGCACCGGCCTGAAGCTGCGCGCAATCGGCGATAGTCACGGCTCGGCCCATGCTCTCGGCATCAGTGTTATCCGTACGCGCTACCTCGCGGTCATGTTCGGTGGCGCCTGCGCGGGACTAGCGGGAGCGCAGCTTTCTCTCGTCTACACGCCGCAATGGGTGGAGAACATGTCTTCCGGCCGCGGTTGGATCACGCTCGCACTCGTCGTCTTCGCATCCTGGCGTCCATGGCGGGTTTTTGCCGGCGGCTATCTGTTTGGCGCTGTGACGATCCTGCAGCTTCACGCCCAGGCTTTCGGCGTCGGTATCCCGGCTCAGTTCCTGTCAATGCTGCCCTATGCAGCGACTATTGTGGTTCTTGTCATCATTTCTCATAATCGGCGCACGACGTTGATCAACACGCCCGCGTCGCTGGGAAAACCGTTCGTGCCGGAGCGCTAA
- a CDS encoding BMP family ABC transporter substrate-binding protein, which translates to MKKLALALAASAAAVLSLGSVAQAADKTKVCFVYVGSHTDGGYSQAHDLGRQQIQKEFGDKIDTPYLENVPEGPDAERAIERLARSGCKLIFTTSFGFMDATVKVAAKFPNVKFEHGTGYKSGPNLATYNSRFYEGRYILGQIAAKTSKNHGAAYIASFPIPEVVMGINAFEQGARSIDPDFKLKVIWVNTWFDPGKEADAAKAMVDQGVDVLTQHTDTTAPMQVAEERGIHAFGQASDMIAAGPKAQLTAIVDTWGNYYSKRVHALLDGTWKSEQSWDGLKDGILKMADYTNMPDDVKKMAQETEAKIKSGELHPFTGPINKQDGTPWLKAGEKADDGTLLGMNFYVEGVDDKLPK; encoded by the coding sequence ATGAAAAAACTAGCACTTGCACTTGCCGCATCGGCTGCCGCCGTCCTGAGCCTCGGCTCCGTGGCGCAGGCTGCGGACAAGACCAAAGTCTGCTTCGTCTATGTCGGATCACACACCGACGGCGGCTATTCGCAGGCTCACGATCTCGGTCGCCAGCAGATCCAGAAGGAATTCGGCGACAAGATCGACACGCCTTACCTTGAGAACGTGCCGGAAGGCCCCGACGCCGAGCGTGCCATCGAGCGTCTCGCCCGTTCGGGCTGCAAGCTGATCTTCACGACGTCCTTCGGCTTCATGGACGCCACCGTAAAGGTCGCAGCGAAGTTCCCGAACGTGAAGTTCGAGCATGGTACCGGCTACAAATCCGGCCCGAATCTCGCGACCTACAACTCGCGCTTCTATGAAGGCCGTTACATCCTCGGTCAGATCGCAGCCAAGACATCGAAGAACCACGGCGCCGCCTACATCGCCTCCTTCCCGATTCCGGAAGTTGTCATGGGCATCAACGCCTTCGAGCAGGGCGCCCGCTCAATCGATCCCGACTTCAAGCTGAAGGTCATCTGGGTGAACACCTGGTTCGACCCGGGCAAGGAAGCCGATGCCGCAAAAGCCATGGTCGACCAGGGCGTCGACGTACTGACGCAGCACACGGATACCACCGCTCCGATGCAGGTTGCTGAGGAACGCGGCATTCATGCGTTCGGTCAGGCCTCCGACATGATCGCAGCCGGTCCGAAGGCCCAGCTGACGGCAATTGTCGACACCTGGGGCAACTACTACTCCAAGCGCGTTCACGCGCTGCTTGACGGCACCTGGAAGTCCGAGCAGAGCTGGGATGGTCTGAAGGACGGCATCCTCAAGATGGCCGACTACACCAATATGCCTGATGACGTGAAGAAGATGGCTCAGGAAACCGAAGCCAAGATCAAGTCGGGCGAATTGCATCCCTTCACCGGCCCGATCAACAAGCAGGACGGTACTCCCTGGCTCAAGGCCGGCGAGAAGGCTGACGACGGCACGCTGCTTGGCATGAACTTCTACGTCGAAGGCGTAGACGACAAGCTGCCGAAGTGA
- the ytfQ gene encoding galactofuranose ABC transporter, galactofuranose-binding protein YtfQ — translation MKLKTALLGATVLAACMFGSASAAELVVGFSQIGSESGWRAAETTVTKEQAKKRGVDLKFADAQQKQENQIKAIRSFIAQGVNAIFLAPVVETGWDAVLKEAKESEIPVILLDRTIKAPEDLYLTAVTSDQVHEGKVAGDWLVKTVGDKACNIVELQGTTGSSPAIARKKGFEEAIAGKANFKIVRSQTGDFTRTKGKEVMESFLKAENGGKDICALYAHNDDMAVGGIQAIKEAGLKPGKDILVVSIDAVPDIFKAMAAGEANATVELTPNMAGPAFDVLDAYLKDKKGPPKWIQTESKLYTPADDPMKVYESKKNLGY, via the coding sequence ATGAAATTGAAGACCGCACTCTTGGGTGCCACGGTTCTGGCTGCCTGCATGTTCGGCTCGGCATCGGCTGCAGAGCTCGTTGTGGGCTTTTCGCAGATCGGCTCCGAATCTGGCTGGCGCGCTGCCGAAACCACCGTCACGAAGGAACAGGCCAAGAAGCGTGGCGTGGACCTGAAGTTTGCTGACGCGCAGCAGAAGCAGGAAAACCAGATCAAGGCGATCCGCTCCTTCATCGCGCAGGGCGTCAACGCCATCTTCCTGGCGCCGGTCGTAGAAACCGGCTGGGACGCCGTTCTAAAAGAAGCGAAGGAGTCCGAAATCCCGGTGATCCTGCTCGACCGAACGATCAAGGCGCCTGAAGACCTCTACCTGACCGCTGTCACCTCGGATCAGGTTCATGAGGGCAAGGTTGCCGGCGACTGGCTTGTAAAGACCGTTGGCGACAAGGCTTGCAACATCGTCGAGCTTCAGGGCACGACCGGTTCTTCGCCGGCCATCGCCCGCAAGAAGGGCTTCGAGGAAGCCATCGCGGGCAAGGCAAACTTCAAGATCGTTCGCAGCCAGACCGGCGACTTCACCCGCACTAAGGGCAAGGAAGTCATGGAAAGCTTCCTGAAAGCTGAAAACGGCGGCAAGGATATCTGCGCCCTCTACGCTCACAACGACGACATGGCCGTGGGCGGCATTCAGGCGATCAAGGAAGCCGGTCTGAAGCCGGGCAAGGACATTCTCGTCGTCTCTATCGACGCGGTTCCTGATATCTTCAAGGCCATGGCAGCCGGAGAGGCGAACGCGACCGTGGAGCTGACGCCGAACATGGCAGGTCCCGCATTCGACGTGCTCGATGCATACCTGAAAGACAAGAAGGGCCCGCCGAAGTGGATCCAGACGGAATCGAAGCTCTATACGCCGGCTGACGATCCGATGAAGGTCTACGAGTCGAAGAAGAACCTCGGCTACTGA
- the ytfR gene encoding galactofuranose ABC transporter, ATP-binding protein YtfR gives MIHDFENVLTASGISKFFPGAIALDKVDFSLRKGEVHALLGENGAGKSTLIKCITGAYHRDQGRLALDGAEINPSDTLAAQKLGIGTVYQEVNLLPNLSIAENLSLGRQPKRFGMIDVRAMNRQARALLEQYGMDVDVTAQLDRFSVAVQQVVAIARAVDLSGKVLILDEPTASLDTQEVAMLFRIMRDLKERGLGIVFITHFLEQVYEVSDRITVLRNGKLVGTRETSELSRQSLISMMLGHELANAEATARAHSVTAGPVKYRFEGYGKRGKVKPFNLEVRVGEVVGVAGLLGSGRTETAELLFGIEQADSGTAQVDGKQVALSNPRAAIRSGFGFCPEDRKTDGIIGDLSIRENIALALQARRGWARPISRADQNALADRYISALDIRTTDREKPIRLLSGGNQQKAILARWLATNPDFLILDEPTRGIDVGAHAEIIRLIEDLCAKGMSLIVISSELEELIAYSSRILVLRDREHVAELTGDNVNTARIVDAIAAAQKKTEDA, from the coding sequence ATGATTCACGATTTCGAGAACGTTCTAACCGCCTCCGGGATATCGAAATTCTTCCCGGGCGCCATTGCGCTCGACAAGGTCGATTTCTCGCTGCGCAAGGGCGAGGTGCATGCGCTTCTGGGCGAAAACGGTGCCGGAAAATCAACGCTCATCAAATGCATTACGGGTGCCTATCACCGCGATCAGGGCAGGCTTGCTCTCGATGGCGCCGAAATCAATCCGTCCGATACGCTCGCGGCCCAGAAGCTCGGCATCGGCACGGTGTATCAGGAGGTCAATCTCCTCCCCAATCTGAGCATCGCCGAGAACCTATCCCTCGGGCGCCAGCCGAAGCGGTTCGGCATGATCGATGTACGGGCGATGAACCGGCAGGCGCGGGCACTGCTTGAGCAATACGGGATGGACGTCGATGTGACCGCGCAACTCGACCGGTTTTCGGTCGCAGTGCAGCAGGTCGTGGCGATCGCGCGCGCTGTCGATTTATCGGGTAAAGTCCTCATTCTCGACGAGCCGACTGCAAGCCTTGACACGCAGGAAGTCGCGATGCTCTTTCGTATCATGCGGGACTTGAAAGAACGCGGCCTTGGCATTGTCTTTATTACTCATTTCCTGGAGCAGGTTTATGAGGTCAGTGATCGCATCACAGTGCTGAGAAATGGCAAGTTGGTCGGCACTCGCGAAACATCCGAGCTGTCTCGCCAGAGCCTGATCTCGATGATGCTCGGTCATGAATTGGCGAATGCCGAAGCAACAGCGCGGGCGCATTCGGTTACGGCCGGTCCGGTCAAATACAGGTTCGAAGGCTACGGCAAGCGTGGCAAGGTGAAGCCGTTCAACCTTGAGGTCCGCGTCGGCGAGGTGGTGGGCGTTGCAGGCTTGCTCGGGTCCGGCCGCACGGAGACTGCCGAGTTGCTTTTCGGGATCGAGCAGGCTGACAGTGGAACGGCACAAGTCGACGGTAAGCAGGTTGCGCTCTCGAATCCGCGTGCGGCCATCCGCAGCGGCTTCGGTTTCTGTCCGGAGGATCGCAAGACGGACGGGATCATCGGCGACCTTTCCATTCGCGAGAACATTGCCCTGGCGCTGCAAGCACGGCGAGGCTGGGCCCGGCCGATTTCTCGCGCCGATCAAAACGCCCTGGCCGACCGCTACATCAGTGCGCTCGACATCCGGACGACAGACAGGGAGAAGCCGATACGTCTGCTGTCAGGCGGCAATCAGCAGAAAGCGATTCTTGCGCGCTGGCTGGCCACCAATCCGGACTTCCTGATCCTCGACGAGCCGACCCGCGGCATCGACGTCGGCGCACATGCCGAGATTATCCGCTTGATCGAAGATCTCTGCGCGAAGGGCATGTCACTGATCGTTATTTCTTCGGAATTGGAAGAACTTATCGCCTATAGCTCACGTATCTTGGTCCTTCGCGATCGCGAGCATGTCGCGGAACTGACGGGAGACAATGTCAACACCGCGCGCATCGTCGACGCCATCGCTGCCGCCCAAAAGAAGACGGAGGACGCATGA
- a CDS encoding ABC transporter permease — protein sequence MRSSLNALLIRLAPQLIALAVILILNFIMFPQFFNVVVQNDRFYGSLIDVLNRGAPVALLAVGMTLVIATKGIDLSVGAVIAICGAVAASSIVSGHSLVMTLLVTVGVGLLCGVWNGLLVAILNIQPIIATLVLMVAGRGIAQLITEGVIMTFNDEGLIALGSGSFAFLPMPVIIWLVMGALVILLVRRTALGMLIEATGINRRASMLSGVRTPVLLMAVYMLSSLCASIAGIIVAADIKGADANNAGLWLELDAILAVVVGGNSLLGGRFSILGSLIGAMIIQAVNTGILLSGFPPEFNLIIKAVIVIVILVIQSPAIQSAAVVLGRRSSSVGEGQIQ from the coding sequence ATGAGGTCGTCGCTCAACGCACTGCTGATCCGGTTGGCGCCGCAACTCATCGCGCTTGCGGTCATTCTCATATTAAATTTCATTATGTTCCCGCAGTTTTTTAATGTTGTTGTTCAGAACGATCGGTTTTATGGCAGCCTGATAGATGTGCTAAACCGCGGCGCGCCTGTTGCCTTGTTGGCAGTCGGCATGACGCTCGTGATTGCGACCAAGGGGATCGATCTGTCGGTCGGCGCGGTGATCGCGATCTGCGGCGCCGTTGCCGCTTCATCCATCGTGTCCGGCCATTCGCTGGTCATGACGCTGCTGGTAACGGTGGGAGTCGGGCTGCTTTGCGGGGTATGGAACGGCCTTCTAGTCGCCATACTCAACATCCAGCCGATCATCGCCACGCTTGTGCTGATGGTTGCCGGACGCGGGATTGCTCAGCTCATCACCGAGGGTGTCATCATGACCTTCAACGATGAAGGGTTGATCGCGCTTGGCAGCGGCTCCTTCGCATTCCTGCCCATGCCTGTCATCATATGGCTGGTCATGGGCGCCCTGGTGATTCTGCTCGTGAGGCGCACGGCGCTTGGCATGCTGATCGAAGCAACCGGCATTAATCGACGTGCAAGCATGCTTTCCGGCGTGCGAACGCCCGTACTGCTGATGGCCGTTTATATGTTGAGCAGCCTTTGCGCCTCGATCGCCGGAATCATCGTCGCAGCCGATATCAAGGGCGCCGATGCAAACAATGCTGGGCTCTGGTTGGAACTCGACGCGATTTTGGCCGTCGTCGTGGGCGGCAACTCTCTGCTGGGCGGACGCTTCAGCATCCTCGGCTCACTGATCGGCGCAATGATCATTCAGGCTGTGAACACCGGCATTTTGCTCTCAGGATTTCCGCCGGAGTTCAACCTGATCATCAAGGCGGTGATCGTCATCGTGATCCTCGTCATTCAGTCGCCGGCAATTCAATCGGCGGCCGTGGTTCTAGGCCGGCGATCGAGCAGCGTCGGGGAAGGGCAGATTCAATGA
- the yjfF gene encoding galactofuranose ABC transporter, permease protein YjfF yields MNSKYLPLLATVVIFVLSYAICTLQYPNILSTRVIGNLLTDNAFLGIAAVGMTFVIISGGIDLSIGSIIAFTGVFLAVILQNTTIHPLVAFVLVLIITTAFGAAMGAIIHYLEMPAFIVTLAGMFLARGMAFVLSIDSIPINHDYYTTLTSLYYRMPGGGRLTLIGGVMLLVFVAGIFLAHRTRFGTNVYALGGGPQTAQLMGVPVGRTTIQIYALSGFLAGLSGIVFSLYTSAGYSLAAVGVELDAIAAVVIGGTLLTGGAGFVAGTFIGILIQGLIQTYITFDGTLSSWWTKILIGLLLFAFILMQKVILFLSSMNKRYA; encoded by the coding sequence ATGAACTCGAAATATCTTCCGCTGCTGGCAACGGTCGTGATCTTCGTTCTCTCCTATGCAATCTGCACGTTGCAGTATCCTAACATCCTGTCTACCCGCGTGATCGGCAACCTATTGACTGACAATGCCTTTCTCGGCATCGCAGCGGTCGGCATGACGTTTGTCATCATCTCGGGCGGCATTGACCTATCGATCGGCTCGATCATCGCTTTCACCGGCGTGTTCCTGGCCGTCATCCTGCAGAACACCACAATCCATCCGCTTGTTGCGTTTGTCCTGGTGCTAATCATCACGACCGCCTTCGGTGCGGCAATGGGCGCGATCATTCACTATCTGGAAATGCCGGCTTTCATCGTGACACTCGCGGGCATGTTCCTGGCACGCGGCATGGCGTTCGTGCTGTCGATCGACAGCATTCCGATCAATCACGACTACTACACGACGCTGACAAGCCTCTATTACAGGATGCCGGGCGGTGGTCGGCTGACGCTAATCGGCGGCGTCATGCTTCTCGTCTTTGTCGCCGGCATATTCCTGGCGCATCGCACGCGCTTCGGTACCAATGTCTACGCGCTCGGCGGCGGCCCACAGACGGCGCAGCTCATGGGCGTTCCCGTGGGGCGAACCACGATCCAGATCTATGCATTGTCCGGCTTTCTTGCTGGTCTATCCGGAATCGTTTTTTCACTCTATACGTCGGCCGGTTATTCTCTGGCAGCAGTCGGCGTCGAGCTGGATGCGATCGCAGCAGTCGTCATTGGGGGGACGCTGTTGACCGGAGGGGCGGGATTCGTGGCAGGCACCTTCATCGGTATCCTGATACAGGGCCTCATTCAGACCTACATCACCTTCGACGGGACGCTCTCGAGTTGGTGGACGAAGATCTTGATCGGCCTTTTGCTTTTTGCATTCATTCTAATGCAGAAGGTTATTCTCTTCCTTTCCAGTATGAATAAGAGGTATGCCTGA
- a CDS encoding FadR/GntR family transcriptional regulator, producing MRNRLLETGKTARKSRTSHAQVVDELGRAIVAGTYPVGSILPGDAELAQRFKVSRTVLRETMKTLAAKGMIVAKARVGTRVTEKNLWNMFDSEIIAWHFDSGVTEEFLLQLYDIRLAFEPFAAGLAAERASKDDIEHLRALATEMAALGHTSESLALADLHFHLAIADASHNPFMRTLGSLIEAALVGMFRISTPPSQNGFSNIADTHMRIVEAIVAGDVDGARKAMEIVIIDGRDHVRDAYAAITKASA from the coding sequence TTGCGTAACAGATTGCTTGAGACCGGAAAAACAGCGCGCAAATCGCGAACGAGCCACGCACAAGTCGTGGATGAGCTCGGCAGGGCGATCGTTGCCGGAACCTATCCTGTTGGAAGCATCCTGCCCGGCGACGCCGAACTCGCACAGCGTTTCAAGGTCTCACGCACCGTCCTTCGCGAAACGATGAAAACGCTTGCCGCAAAAGGCATGATCGTCGCCAAGGCCCGCGTCGGCACGCGCGTGACGGAGAAGAACCTCTGGAACATGTTCGACAGCGAGATCATAGCCTGGCATTTCGACAGCGGCGTGACGGAAGAATTCCTGCTGCAGCTTTACGACATCCGGCTAGCCTTCGAGCCATTTGCCGCCGGTCTCGCCGCCGAGCGGGCGAGCAAGGACGACATCGAGCATCTGCGAGCTCTGGCAACGGAAATGGCCGCTCTGGGCCACACCAGCGAAAGCCTTGCGCTGGCCGACCTGCATTTTCACCTCGCAATAGCCGATGCATCTCACAACCCCTTCATGCGAACGCTTGGCAGCCTGATCGAAGCCGCGCTGGTCGGCATGTTCCGCATTAGTACACCGCCATCGCAGAACGGCTTCTCGAACATTGCGGACACGCATATGCGCATCGTCGAGGCGATCGTCGCCGGGGACGTCGATGGCGCCCGAAAAGCCATGGAGATCGTGATCATCGATGGCCGCGATCACGTCCGCGACGCCTATGCGGCGATAACCAAGGCATCCGCCTGA
- the glmU gene encoding bifunctional UDP-N-acetylglucosamine diphosphorylase/glucosamine-1-phosphate N-acetyltransferase GlmU: MERTCLAIILAAGDSTRMKSSKSKVLHPIANRPMIAHVVDAVAKSDISSVALVVGRDADEVAKAAQVGNVEIETYLQKERLGTGHAVLAAREAIARGYDDIIVTYGDVPLQTEGPLKAARQGLAEGSDVVVIGFHTDRPTGYGRVLVKDGELIAIREERDATDAERAVKWCNSGLMAINGRKALDLLSRIGNANAKGEYYLTDLVEIARSIGGRVTAVDAPEIEMTGCNNRAELAVIERLWQERRRHEMMIAGVTMIAPETVFLSYDTAIGQDALIEPNVVFGPGATIDGGAIIHAFSHIEGAHVSTAAAVGPFARLRPGADLGNGSKVGNFCEVKNAKIGEGAKVNHLTYIGDAKVGAGANIGAGTITCNYDGVNKHETLIGANTFIGSNSSLVAPVSIGDNAYIASGSVITADVPADALAFGRARQELKPGRAAVLRERALAIKAANKSKA, translated from the coding sequence ATGGAACGGACTTGCCTCGCCATCATTCTCGCTGCGGGGGACAGCACGCGAATGAAGTCGTCGAAATCGAAGGTGCTGCACCCGATCGCGAACCGCCCGATGATCGCGCATGTCGTGGATGCCGTGGCAAAGAGCGACATTTCATCGGTCGCGCTCGTCGTGGGCCGCGACGCCGACGAAGTGGCGAAGGCTGCCCAAGTCGGAAACGTCGAGATCGAAACATATCTGCAGAAGGAGCGGCTTGGCACCGGTCATGCGGTGCTGGCAGCACGCGAAGCCATCGCGCGCGGATATGACGATATCATCGTGACCTACGGCGATGTACCGTTGCAGACCGAGGGACCGCTCAAGGCCGCACGTCAAGGCCTTGCCGAGGGCAGCGATGTGGTCGTCATCGGCTTCCACACCGACAGGCCGACCGGCTACGGCCGCGTGCTCGTCAAGGATGGCGAACTGATCGCCATCCGCGAGGAAAGGGATGCGACAGATGCCGAGCGTGCCGTGAAATGGTGCAACAGCGGCCTGATGGCAATCAACGGCCGCAAGGCTCTCGATCTGCTATCCCGCATCGGCAACGCCAATGCCAAAGGCGAGTACTATTTGACGGACCTAGTGGAGATCGCCCGCTCCATCGGCGGCCGCGTCACGGCTGTCGACGCACCCGAAATCGAAATGACCGGCTGCAACAATCGGGCGGAACTCGCCGTGATCGAGCGGCTCTGGCAAGAGCGCCGGCGCCACGAGATGATGATCGCCGGGGTCACGATGATCGCTCCTGAGACCGTGTTTCTTTCCTACGATACCGCGATTGGGCAGGACGCCCTAATCGAACCGAACGTCGTGTTCGGCCCCGGTGCGACAATCGATGGCGGCGCGATCATTCATGCGTTCTCGCACATTGAGGGTGCGCATGTCAGCACCGCCGCGGCCGTCGGCCCGTTCGCTCGCCTGCGGCCGGGCGCCGATCTCGGCAACGGCTCGAAAGTCGGCAATTTCTGCGAGGTCAAGAACGCGAAGATCGGCGAGGGAGCCAAGGTCAATCACCTGACCTACATCGGCGACGCGAAGGTCGGAGCGGGGGCAAACATTGGAGCAGGCACGATTACCTGCAACTATGACGGCGTCAACAAGCACGAGACGCTGATCGGGGCGAATACCTTCATCGGATCGAACTCATCGCTCGTAGCGCCGGTCAGCATTGGCGACAATGCCTATATTGCCTCCGGCAGTGTCATCACCGCGGATGTACCCGCCGATGCGCTCGCCTTTGGCAGGGCGCGCCAGGAACTGAAGCCGGGCCGAGCCGCCGTGCTGCGCGAACGCGCACTGGCTATCAAGGCTGCAAACAAGTCCAAGGCATAG
- the glmS gene encoding glutamine--fructose-6-phosphate transaminase (isomerizing) translates to MCGIVGIVGSSPVAGRLVDALKRLEYRGYDSAGVATIHNGEMARRRAEGKLFNLEKRLDGEPLPGTIGIAHTRWATHGVPNEINAHPHFVEGVAVVHNGIIENFSELRDELIAEGAVFETQTDTEVVAHLMAKYLRHGIEPRAAMLKMLNRVTGAYALAIMLQNDPSMIMAARSGPPLAVGYGSGEMFLGSDAIALSPFTNEITYLVDGDWAVLTRDGATILDFSGNEVHRPRQISQTTAYVVDKGNHRHFMEKEIYEQPEVISHALSRYMDFASNTISDNINAIDFKATSSLAISACGTAYLAGLVGKYWFERYARLPVEIDVASEFRYREMPLSPSQAALFISQSGETADTLASLRYCKDKGLKIGAVVNVRESTIARESDAIFPIMAGPEIGVASTKAFTCQLAVLAALALGAGKARGTISAEQERELVRHLAEMPRIMSRVLNLIQPQMESLSRELSKCRDVLYLGRGTSFPLAMEGALKLKEISYIHAEGYAAGELKHGPIALIDENMPVIVIAPFDRFFDKTVSNMQEVAARGGRIIFITDEAGAAASKLPTMATIVLPDVNEIIAPMIFSLPIQLLAYHTAVFMGTDVDQPRNLAKSVTVE, encoded by the coding sequence ATGTGTGGTATTGTTGGAATCGTAGGAAGCAGCCCGGTTGCGGGGCGCCTTGTTGACGCACTGAAGCGGCTTGAGTACCGCGGCTATGACTCGGCGGGAGTCGCCACGATACATAACGGCGAAATGGCTCGGCGTCGCGCCGAGGGCAAGCTCTTCAATCTCGAAAAGCGCCTCGACGGCGAACCTCTGCCGGGAACAATCGGCATTGCGCACACGCGCTGGGCTACTCATGGCGTTCCCAACGAGATCAACGCGCATCCGCACTTTGTCGAGGGGGTTGCGGTCGTCCACAACGGCATCATCGAAAACTTCTCCGAGCTGCGAGACGAGTTGATTGCCGAAGGCGCCGTTTTCGAGACGCAGACGGATACCGAAGTCGTCGCCCATCTCATGGCGAAGTATCTTCGTCACGGCATCGAGCCGCGTGCCGCGATGCTCAAAATGCTGAACCGGGTAACCGGCGCCTATGCGCTTGCAATCATGCTCCAGAACGACCCCAGCATGATCATGGCGGCGCGCTCCGGACCGCCACTTGCCGTGGGCTACGGCTCGGGCGAAATGTTCCTCGGCTCGGATGCCATCGCGCTTTCTCCCTTTACCAACGAGATCACCTACCTGGTCGACGGCGATTGGGCCGTGCTGACGCGAGACGGTGCGACAATCCTCGACTTTTCGGGCAACGAGGTGCATCGCCCTCGGCAGATATCGCAGACGACTGCGTATGTAGTGGACAAGGGCAATCACCGCCACTTCATGGAAAAGGAGATTTACGAGCAGCCGGAGGTCATCTCGCATGCCCTCAGCCGCTACATGGACTTTGCCAGCAATACGATCAGTGACAACATCAACGCGATCGACTTCAAGGCTACAAGCAGCCTGGCAATTTCCGCATGCGGAACCGCATATCTCGCAGGCCTCGTCGGCAAATACTGGTTCGAGCGCTACGCGCGTCTACCTGTCGAAATCGATGTCGCATCCGAATTCCGCTATCGCGAAATGCCTCTGTCGCCCTCGCAGGCCGCCCTTTTCATTTCGCAGTCCGGGGAGACCGCCGACACACTGGCGTCGCTGCGTTACTGCAAGGACAAGGGGCTGAAGATCGGCGCTGTGGTCAACGTCAGGGAATCGACGATTGCCCGTGAGTCGGATGCAATCTTCCCGATCATGGCGGGCCCAGAGATCGGCGTTGCGTCCACCAAGGCATTCACCTGCCAGTTGGCCGTCCTGGCGGCGCTGGCACTCGGCGCCGGCAAGGCGAGGGGAACGATCAGCGCGGAGCAGGAAAGGGAGCTGGTGCGCCATCTCGCTGAAATGCCGCGCATTATGAGCCGCGTACTGAATCTCATCCAGCCGCAGATGGAAAGCTTGTCGCGCGAATTGTCGAAGTGCCGCGATGTTCTCTATCTCGGTCGCGGCACGAGCTTCCCGCTTGCGATGGAAGGGGCCCTCAAGCTCAAGGAAATTTCTTACATCCATGCCGAGGGTTACGCAGCGGGCGAACTGAAGCACGGGCCGATAGCATTGATCGACGAAAACATGCCCGTCATCGTGATCGCGCCGTTTGATCGTTTCTTCGACAAGACAGTGTCGAACATGCAGGAGGTTGCAGCGCGTGGCGGCCGCATCATCTTTATCACCGACGAGGCAGGCGCGGCCGCATCGAAGCTGCCAACAATGGCGACGATCGTGTTGCCTGATGTCAACGAGATCATCGCGCCGATGATCTTCTCACTGCCGATCCAGCTGCTTGCCTATCACACGGCCGTCTTCATGGGCACGGATGTCGATCAGCCGCGCAATCTGGCAAAGTCGGTCACGGTGGAGTGA